A region from the Naumannella halotolerans genome encodes:
- a CDS encoding 3-hydroxyacyl-CoA dehydrogenase NAD-binding domain-containing protein, whose protein sequence is MTGNDNGSADRPAVRVELGEDRIAELILDDPGASANTMNDRYRTAMHAAVNQLASVDDLAGVIITSAKSTFFAGANLKELHDPESVDALDLQRVESLKADLRKLETLGVPVVAVLGGAALGGGLEIALAAHRRIAVDNPRSVFGLPEVTLGLLPGGGGVTRVVRMLGILDALLKVLGEGRRFKPAEALEVGLIDELQPDAESALAAARQWIADNPESAQPWDRPGYKLPGGTPSNPKFAAIAPSLPANLVKQLKGAPMPAPRAILAAAYEGAQVDFDTASRIESRYLISLIKGPVSKNMVQAFFLDLQTISKGGSRPGDSAPHKINSAGVLGAGMMGAGIAYSLARSGIEVVLKDVDLAAAEKGKAYSQKLLDKQVGRGKLTQQQADQVLARITPSAEAADLAGVDALIEAVFEDQALKHQVFAEALAHVRTDTLLCSNTSTLPITGLAAGVDRPADFVGLHFFSPVDKMPLVEIIRGEQTSDETVARAYDLTLQIRKTPIVVNDSRGFYTSRVISTMVNEGLAMLAEGVHPVSIECAATQAGYPVGPLQLTDELNMELLQRIRTAYTDSGAEQTSVETASGRVLETMINAGRPSRKAGAGFYSYDEAGKRGKLWPGLWDTFGVAEQQPPFADLQDRFLFTEALETQRCFDEGVLTSTTDANIGSIMGIGYPAWTGGTAQFVANYPGGRDAFLARAGELAEAYGDHFRPPSSLTERVAATV, encoded by the coding sequence ATGACAGGCAACGACAACGGATCCGCCGACCGTCCCGCCGTCCGGGTGGAGCTCGGTGAGGACCGGATCGCCGAACTGATCCTGGACGATCCGGGCGCCTCGGCGAACACCATGAACGACCGCTACCGGACCGCCATGCACGCTGCGGTGAACCAACTGGCCAGTGTCGATGATCTTGCCGGAGTGATCATCACCAGCGCGAAGTCGACCTTCTTCGCCGGTGCGAACCTGAAGGAGCTGCACGATCCGGAGTCGGTCGATGCCCTCGATCTGCAACGGGTCGAGTCCCTGAAGGCCGATCTGCGGAAACTGGAGACCCTGGGCGTACCGGTGGTGGCGGTACTCGGCGGCGCCGCCCTCGGCGGCGGTCTGGAGATCGCACTGGCCGCCCACCGGCGGATCGCCGTGGACAACCCGCGGTCGGTCTTCGGACTGCCCGAGGTGACCTTGGGACTGCTGCCCGGTGGGGGTGGCGTGACCCGCGTGGTACGGATGCTCGGCATCCTCGACGCCTTGTTGAAGGTGCTCGGTGAGGGCAGGCGGTTCAAACCGGCCGAGGCACTGGAGGTCGGGCTGATCGACGAGCTCCAGCCCGATGCCGAGTCGGCGCTGGCCGCTGCCAGGCAGTGGATCGCCGACAACCCCGAGTCGGCCCAGCCCTGGGATCGGCCCGGGTACAAGCTGCCCGGTGGCACCCCGTCGAATCCGAAGTTCGCCGCCATCGCCCCCAGCCTGCCGGCGAATCTGGTGAAGCAGCTCAAGGGCGCACCGATGCCGGCACCACGGGCGATCCTGGCCGCGGCCTACGAGGGTGCACAGGTCGACTTCGACACGGCCAGCCGGATCGAGTCGCGCTACCTGATCTCGTTGATCAAGGGACCGGTCTCGAAGAACATGGTGCAGGCCTTCTTCCTCGACCTGCAGACGATCAGCAAGGGCGGCAGCCGACCCGGTGACAGCGCCCCGCACAAGATCAACTCTGCCGGTGTGCTCGGTGCCGGGATGATGGGCGCCGGGATCGCCTACTCACTGGCCCGCTCGGGAATCGAGGTCGTGCTGAAGGATGTCGACCTCGCGGCAGCGGAGAAGGGCAAGGCGTACTCGCAGAAGCTGCTGGACAAGCAGGTCGGCCGGGGCAAGCTGACCCAGCAGCAGGCCGATCAGGTGCTGGCCAGGATCACACCGAGTGCCGAGGCAGCGGATCTGGCCGGGGTGGACGCACTGATCGAGGCGGTCTTCGAGGACCAGGCGTTGAAGCACCAGGTCTTCGCCGAGGCCCTGGCTCATGTCCGGACCGACACCTTGTTGTGTTCCAACACCTCCACCCTGCCGATCACCGGCCTGGCTGCCGGGGTCGACCGTCCGGCCGACTTCGTCGGTCTGCACTTCTTCTCCCCGGTGGACAAGATGCCGCTGGTGGAGATCATCCGCGGCGAACAGACCTCCGACGAAACGGTGGCCCGGGCCTACGACCTGACCCTGCAGATCCGGAAGACCCCGATCGTGGTCAACGACTCCCGTGGCTTCTACACCTCACGGGTGATCAGCACCATGGTCAACGAGGGGTTGGCGATGCTGGCCGAGGGAGTGCATCCGGTCTCGATCGAGTGCGCCGCCACCCAGGCCGGTTACCCGGTGGGGCCATTGCAGTTGACCGATGAGTTGAACATGGAGTTGTTGCAGCGGATCCGTACCGCCTACACCGATTCCGGCGCCGAGCAGACCTCGGTGGAGACGGCATCGGGACGGGTGCTGGAGACCATGATCAACGCGGGTCGGCCGTCCCGGAAGGCCGGCGCCGGTTTCTACTCCTACGACGAGGCGGGCAAGCGCGGCAAGCTGTGGCCCGGCCTGTGGGACACCTTCGGGGTGGCCGAACAGCAGCCACCGTTCGCCGATCTGCAGGACCGGTTCCTGTTCACCGAGGCGCTGGAGACCCAGCGTTGTTTCGACGAGGGTGTGCTGACCTCGACGACCGACGCCAACATCGGTTCGATCATGGGTATCGGTTACCCGGCCTGGACCGGCGGCACCGCGCAGTTCGTGGCCAACTACCCCGGTGGACGAGACGCGTTCCTGGCCCGTGCCGGTGAGCTCGCTGAGGCCTACGGTGATCATTTCCGGCCGCCGAGCTCGCTCACCGAAAGGGTCGCTGCCACGGTCTGA
- a CDS encoding alpha/beta fold hydrolase, producing MALPLIGVGALALGAAALGGYAWRNTGYADRDAAKVRAAGFSTEQVTVADGVGISFSRGPQNGPPLLLLHAQSADAHSYDRVLPALAREFTVYVPDLPGHGASDRTPGRYDIGFLTELVVDFCNTVIGRPVLISGHSSGGLIAAAVGAAIPAQVRGLLLEDPPFFSTEAERMPQQFNYVDLATPAHRFLQQDAETDFVSWYIEHNAWIGYLGKGAPKIIEQAQRYRRRHPDRRLNLWFLPPSVNQTFAAMHLFDPRFADAFHELTWQAGFDQAATLGSLSMPATLVHANWRVTGDGILEGAMTDDDASRACGLMGDCRLARVDTGHGFHFEAPERFVHLLRRVADRAATSVATT from the coding sequence ATGGCACTTCCTCTGATCGGAGTCGGCGCACTGGCGCTGGGAGCCGCGGCGCTGGGCGGGTACGCCTGGCGCAACACCGGTTATGCCGACCGCGATGCCGCCAAGGTGCGCGCAGCCGGGTTCAGCACCGAACAGGTGACGGTGGCAGACGGGGTCGGGATCAGTTTCTCGCGCGGGCCGCAGAACGGCCCGCCGCTGTTGCTCCTGCACGCCCAGTCGGCCGACGCCCATTCCTACGACCGGGTGCTGCCGGCACTGGCCCGGGAGTTCACCGTCTACGTCCCCGACCTCCCCGGTCACGGGGCCTCCGACCGTACCCCGGGCCGATACGACATCGGGTTCCTGACCGAGCTGGTGGTCGATTTCTGCAACACCGTGATCGGCCGGCCGGTGCTGATCTCCGGCCACTCCTCGGGAGGCCTGATCGCGGCAGCGGTCGGGGCCGCGATCCCGGCCCAGGTCCGTGGGTTGCTGCTGGAGGATCCGCCGTTCTTCTCCACCGAGGCCGAGCGGATGCCACAGCAGTTCAACTACGTCGATCTGGCAACTCCGGCACACCGTTTCCTGCAGCAGGACGCGGAAACCGACTTCGTCAGTTGGTACATCGAACACAATGCCTGGATCGGTTACCTCGGCAAGGGCGCTCCGAAGATCATCGAGCAGGCCCAGCGGTACCGCCGTCGTCATCCCGATCGGCGGCTGAACCTGTGGTTCCTGCCGCCTTCGGTCAACCAGACCTTCGCCGCCATGCACCTGTTCGATCCGCGATTCGCCGATGCCTTCCACGAGCTGACCTGGCAGGCCGGTTTCGACCAGGCGGCCACCTTGGGCTCGTTGTCGATGCCCGCCACTTTGGTGCATGCGAACTGGCGGGTCACCGGTGACGGGATCCTCGAGGGCGCGATGACCGACGACGACGCCTCCCGTGCCTGCGGACTGATGGGCGACTGCCGCTTGGCCCGGGTGGACACCGGGCACGGTTTCCATTTCGAGGCCCCGGAGCGTTTCGTGCATCTGCTGCGGCGGGTGGCCGATCGGGCCGCGACTTCGGTCGCCACCACCTGA
- a CDS encoding SAM-dependent methyltransferase, whose product MSDEHHHDSTSAGCCATETDHDVIVVGGGVAGLSAALMLGRSRRRTLVLDAGRPRNRFAAHMQAVLGSDGKAPEDLLATGIEELRAYDVEVRRAQVTAVATDDRTVTVHTAEGDRITARALVAASGVSDQLPDVPGLSQRWGRSVLHCPYCHGWEVRDRALGVVFTSPLAPHQVPLVRQLSADVTAFFGGFDDGTGSAGAPVELTAELRQRLQAREVKIVTEPVVALHGEGGDLSEVELSTGARVPVEAIFTGAELREQAAYLDGLGLRRAQSPFGEFLEVDPMGHTSNPRIFATGNLTVPTGNVPMSLGAAATTGAGVNHFLAEEDFDDAQQPDRFWENRYGASAQSWSGNPNAALVAEAGDLAPDSSLDLGCGEGADVIWLAGKGWQATGVDISTIAVDRARKAAAAAGVADRTAFSAVDLRTFDPGRQFDLVTASFLHSPVDLPRTEILRRAVGWVAPGGRLLVISHQPGEHHRHHLDLPTVDAEVTALDLPDEAWSIRKQVIPRTVTRPDGTEIEHCDGIVEFSRRAGTSSGT is encoded by the coding sequence ATGTCCGACGAACACCACCATGACTCCACCAGTGCTGGCTGCTGCGCGACCGAGACCGATCACGACGTGATCGTGGTCGGCGGCGGCGTCGCCGGTCTCAGTGCGGCTCTGATGCTCGGCCGATCCCGCCGCCGGACCCTGGTGCTCGACGCAGGTCGTCCCCGCAACCGCTTCGCCGCGCACATGCAGGCGGTGCTGGGCAGTGACGGGAAGGCGCCCGAGGATCTGCTGGCCACCGGGATCGAGGAGCTGCGCGCCTACGACGTCGAGGTACGGCGGGCGCAGGTGACCGCGGTCGCCACCGACGACCGCACGGTGACCGTCCACACCGCCGAGGGGGACCGGATCACCGCCCGGGCGCTGGTGGCTGCCAGCGGGGTGAGCGACCAGCTGCCCGACGTACCCGGTCTGTCCCAGCGCTGGGGCAGATCGGTGCTGCACTGCCCGTACTGCCATGGCTGGGAGGTACGCGATCGTGCTCTCGGGGTGGTGTTCACCTCACCGCTGGCCCCGCACCAGGTGCCGCTGGTGCGTCAGCTCAGTGCCGACGTGACCGCCTTCTTCGGTGGCTTCGACGACGGGACCGGCAGCGCCGGGGCACCGGTCGAACTGACCGCCGAACTGCGGCAGCGGTTGCAGGCACGCGAGGTCAAGATCGTCACCGAACCGGTGGTGGCGCTGCACGGCGAAGGCGGGGACCTGTCCGAGGTCGAGCTGTCCACCGGTGCCCGGGTACCGGTGGAGGCGATCTTCACCGGAGCCGAGCTGCGGGAACAGGCCGCCTATCTCGACGGTCTCGGGCTGCGCCGCGCACAGTCCCCGTTCGGTGAGTTCCTCGAGGTCGATCCGATGGGCCACACCAGCAACCCGCGGATCTTCGCCACCGGCAACCTGACCGTGCCGACGGGCAATGTGCCGATGTCGCTGGGTGCGGCAGCCACGACCGGCGCAGGGGTCAACCATTTCCTGGCCGAGGAGGACTTCGACGACGCCCAGCAACCGGACCGGTTCTGGGAGAACCGTTACGGGGCGAGCGCACAGTCCTGGTCAGGCAACCCCAACGCCGCGCTCGTCGCTGAGGCCGGCGACCTTGCTCCCGACAGCTCGCTGGACCTGGGATGCGGTGAGGGGGCGGATGTGATCTGGCTTGCCGGCAAGGGCTGGCAGGCGACCGGGGTGGACATCTCCACGATCGCCGTCGACCGCGCCCGGAAGGCCGCCGCGGCCGCAGGTGTCGCGGACCGGACCGCCTTCTCCGCGGTCGACCTGCGCACCTTCGATCCGGGACGGCAGTTCGATCTGGTGACGGCGAGCTTCCTGCACTCACCGGTGGATCTGCCGCGCACCGAGATCCTGCGCCGTGCCGTAGGCTGGGTCGCCCCGGGCGGCCGGCTGCTGGTCATCTCCCACCAGCCCGGGGAGCACCATCGCCACCACCTGGACCTGCCGACGGTCGATGCCGAAGTCACCGCCCTCGACCTGCCGGATGAAGCGTGGAGCATTCGCAAGCAGGTGATCCCGCGGACCGTGACCCGTCCCGACGGCACCGAGATCGAACACTGCGACGGCATCGTGGAGTTCAGCCGCCGGGCGGGAACGAGCAGCGGTACCTGA
- a CDS encoding SIR2 family NAD-dependent protein deacylase, with the protein MSSEPATTDLPEPIEVPEPIAELVRSASTVGVLTGAGMSAESGVPTFRDAQTGLWARYDPMTLATPEAFAEQPDLVWAWYAWRLRLMQEVAPNAGHLALARWGRRVPVGIATQNVDDLHERAGSIDVAHLHGTLFDLRCFDCGRPYHGTVEIPTEQVERLEPPHCQVCFGPVRPGIVWFGEMLPAEAFERAQALAVGVDLLLVVGTSGLVQPAAGIPLLAKTSGVPTIELNPDETPFSDHADQVWRTTAAVGLPAMAALLDDDDRD; encoded by the coding sequence GTGAGTTCTGAGCCGGCGACGACCGATCTGCCCGAGCCGATCGAGGTGCCCGAACCGATCGCGGAGCTGGTCCGCTCGGCCTCCACGGTCGGTGTGCTGACCGGTGCAGGGATGAGCGCCGAGAGCGGCGTACCCACCTTCCGCGATGCACAGACGGGTCTGTGGGCACGCTATGACCCGATGACCCTGGCCACTCCCGAAGCCTTCGCCGAACAACCCGACCTGGTCTGGGCCTGGTACGCCTGGCGGCTGCGGTTGATGCAGGAGGTGGCACCGAATGCCGGCCACCTGGCGCTGGCGCGCTGGGGCCGACGGGTCCCGGTCGGGATCGCCACCCAGAATGTCGACGACCTGCACGAACGGGCCGGCAGCATCGATGTCGCGCATCTGCACGGGACCCTGTTCGACCTTCGCTGTTTCGACTGCGGGCGGCCGTACCACGGGACCGTGGAGATCCCGACCGAACAGGTCGAGCGGCTGGAACCGCCGCACTGCCAGGTGTGTTTCGGGCCGGTCCGACCGGGCATCGTCTGGTTCGGCGAGATGCTTCCCGCCGAGGCCTTCGAACGGGCCCAGGCCTTGGCGGTCGGGGTCGACCTGCTGTTGGTGGTCGGCACCTCCGGACTGGTCCAGCCGGCCGCCGGCATCCCCTTGTTGGCCAAGACTTCCGGCGTTCCGACGATCGAGCTCAATCCGGACGAGACCCCTTTCTCCGATCATGCCGATCAGGTCTGGCGTACCACCGCGGCGGTCGGGCTGCCGGCGATGGCCGCCCTGCTGGACGACGACGACCGGGACTGA
- a CDS encoding protealysin inhibitor emfourin, producing MSIPMLLPPYLLESIAIRGSEQEARIAQETLRHDAALRAARAVGGARPGAAADAGTPGRANRVIHDARSTETLPGTQVRAEGEPATGDAATDEAYDGLGATWTLFFDAFGRDSLDGRGMQLLGTVHFGQNYANAFWDGQQMVFGDGDGERFNRFTASIDVIGHELTHGVIEFTAGLRYQGQSGALNESISDVFGSLVRQQSRAETAETADWLIGAELFTDLVQGDALRSMIAPGTAYDDPVLGKDPQPAHMDGFVHTTSDNGGVHINSGIPNKAFQLAATALGGNAWERAGQVWFNALTGGQLRPDCDFATFAQLTIDAATAIDAKTQAAVEQAWAAVGVAPGVAEVPATAPLAANTKLHLTRSGGFAGITKERDFELSELSEPDAEGWQRLVGGSELNDLSRVSEMHPDGFVYHVACDQVPLEVQLPEPALPAAVKELFQRTLG from the coding sequence ATGAGCATCCCCATGCTGTTGCCCCCGTACCTGCTGGAATCGATCGCCATTCGCGGGTCGGAGCAGGAGGCCCGGATCGCCCAGGAGACCCTGCGGCACGATGCCGCACTGCGCGCGGCACGCGCGGTCGGCGGTGCCCGACCGGGTGCTGCCGCCGATGCCGGCACCCCGGGCCGCGCCAATCGGGTGATCCATGACGCCCGGTCCACCGAGACCCTGCCCGGCACGCAGGTCCGCGCCGAGGGTGAGCCGGCCACCGGTGATGCTGCCACCGACGAGGCCTATGACGGCCTGGGGGCGACCTGGACGCTGTTCTTCGATGCCTTCGGGCGCGATTCGCTGGACGGTCGGGGGATGCAACTGCTGGGCACGGTGCACTTCGGCCAGAACTACGCCAACGCGTTCTGGGACGGTCAGCAGATGGTCTTCGGTGACGGGGACGGGGAGCGGTTCAACCGGTTCACCGCGAGCATCGACGTGATCGGGCATGAGTTGACCCACGGGGTGATCGAGTTCACCGCCGGGTTGCGCTATCAAGGCCAGTCCGGCGCGCTGAACGAATCGATCTCCGATGTCTTCGGCTCCTTGGTCCGCCAGCAGTCCCGTGCCGAGACCGCCGAGACCGCCGACTGGCTGATCGGCGCGGAGCTGTTCACCGATCTCGTCCAGGGTGATGCCCTGCGTTCGATGATCGCCCCGGGCACCGCCTATGACGACCCGGTGCTGGGCAAGGACCCGCAACCGGCGCACATGGACGGCTTCGTGCACACCACCAGCGACAACGGCGGGGTCCACATCAACTCCGGGATTCCGAACAAGGCCTTCCAGCTGGCCGCCACTGCCCTGGGCGGCAATGCCTGGGAACGGGCCGGCCAGGTGTGGTTCAACGCCTTGACCGGTGGACAACTGCGACCCGACTGCGACTTCGCCACCTTCGCGCAGCTGACCATCGATGCCGCCACGGCGATCGACGCAAAGACGCAGGCCGCGGTCGAGCAGGCCTGGGCTGCGGTGGGCGTCGCCCCGGGTGTCGCGGAGGTGCCCGCGACCGCACCCCTGGCCGCCAACACCAAACTGCACCTGACCCGCTCGGGCGGTTTCGCCGGCATCACCAAGGAGCGCGATTTCGAGCTCAGCGAGCTGTCCGAGCCCGATGCCGAGGGCTGGCAGCGACTGGTCGGTGGCAGCGAGCTGAACGATCTGAGCCGGGTCAGCGAGATGCATCCGGACGGATTCGTCTACCACGTCGCCTGTGATCAGGTGCCGTTGGAGGTCCAGCTCCCCGAACCGGCCCTGCCGGCAGCGGTGAAGGAGCTGTTCCAGCGCACCCTGGGTTGA
- a CDS encoding aldo/keto reductase, with protein MTRIGNSDLDVTPLALGGNVFGWTADRDTSFAILDAFVDGGGNLIDTADSYSAFAEGNVGGESETIIGQWLASRAPADVLVATKVSQHPDFLGLSARNIKAAADASLQRLGTETIDLYYAHFDDRSVPLAETVGAFGELVSAGKVRQIGVSNYTAERISEWLSLADELAVPRPVAIQPHYNLVHRNEVEETIIGLAERENLGLFPYYSLASGFLTGKYRSTDLQDQTSPRAQMAAKFAVPQGLEIIRTLETIAADHGVAIASVALAWLRAQPTVVAPIASASKVEQVAGLLDSVKLDLSAEEVAALTAVSTWQG; from the coding sequence ATGACTCGAATCGGAAACAGTGACCTGGATGTGACTCCCCTCGCCCTGGGCGGGAATGTCTTCGGCTGGACCGCCGACCGCGACACCTCGTTCGCGATCCTGGACGCCTTCGTCGATGGTGGCGGCAACCTGATCGACACCGCCGATTCCTACAGTGCATTCGCCGAGGGCAATGTCGGCGGTGAGAGCGAGACGATCATCGGCCAGTGGCTCGCCTCGCGTGCACCGGCCGATGTGCTGGTGGCCACCAAGGTCAGCCAGCATCCGGATTTCCTCGGTCTGTCGGCGCGCAACATCAAGGCCGCTGCCGATGCTTCGCTGCAGCGACTCGGCACCGAGACCATCGACCTTTACTACGCCCACTTCGACGATCGGTCGGTCCCCCTGGCCGAGACGGTGGGCGCGTTCGGTGAACTCGTCAGTGCCGGCAAGGTACGCCAGATCGGTGTCTCCAACTACACCGCGGAGCGGATCAGCGAATGGCTGTCCCTGGCCGACGAGCTCGCCGTGCCGCGACCTGTGGCCATCCAGCCGCACTACAACCTGGTCCACCGCAACGAGGTGGAGGAGACGATCATCGGCCTCGCCGAACGGGAGAACCTGGGCCTGTTCCCCTACTACTCCCTGGCCAGCGGATTCCTCACCGGCAAGTACCGTTCCACCGATCTGCAGGACCAGACCTCCCCGCGGGCGCAGATGGCGGCGAAGTTCGCCGTACCCCAGGGCTTGGAGATCATCCGCACCCTGGAGACGATCGCCGCCGACCACGGTGTCGCGATCGCGTCGGTCGCCCTCGCCTGGCTGCGGGCCCAGCCGACCGTGGTCGCACCGATCGCGTCCGCCTCGAAGGTCGAGCAGGTCGCCGGGTTGCTGGACAGCGTGAAGCTGGACCTAAGCGCCGAGGAGGTCGCGGCGTTGACCGCGGTGTCGACCTGGCAGGGCTGA
- a CDS encoding rhodanese-like domain-containing protein: MSVWAVPVAIRRAEPAEYDTVGELTVAGFTASERMSERFDSVDALLEHARTQISRYSPAQARERVGQGALFVDILPQWQRSALGEIPGSLIIEANHLLWRLHPGSGACLPQAHAGRELIIVCQEGYSSSLNAASLAQVGLPAGDLDGGVLAWTDAGFPVSNTLTEVEQVVGVAAA, from the coding sequence ATGTCCGTATGGGCCGTCCCGGTCGCGATACGCAGGGCCGAACCCGCCGAGTACGACACCGTCGGGGAGCTGACAGTCGCAGGCTTCACCGCGAGTGAGCGCATGAGCGAGCGCTTCGACAGTGTTGATGCGCTGCTGGAGCACGCCCGGACGCAGATCAGCCGCTACTCCCCGGCCCAGGCCCGGGAACGTGTGGGCCAGGGCGCGCTGTTTGTCGACATCCTGCCGCAGTGGCAGCGCTCCGCGCTCGGGGAGATCCCGGGTTCGTTGATCATCGAAGCCAATCACCTGCTGTGGCGATTGCATCCCGGCTCCGGAGCCTGCCTGCCGCAGGCCCACGCGGGCAGGGAGCTGATCATCGTCTGCCAGGAGGGCTACAGCTCGTCACTGAACGCGGCAAGCCTGGCCCAGGTGGGGCTGCCGGCCGGCGATCTGGACGGTGGTGTGCTCGCCTGGACCGACGCCGGGTTTCCGGTCTCGAACACCCTGACCGAGGTGGAGCAGGTGGTCGGGGTCGCGGCAGCCTGA